Proteins found in one Aphelocoma coerulescens isolate FSJ_1873_10779 chromosome 27, UR_Acoe_1.0, whole genome shotgun sequence genomic segment:
- the CD79B gene encoding B-cell antigen receptor complex-associated protein beta chain, with product MADVGTRLWLLPVTLGLLALLTGGTSAEKDNTRNNTGDRCPPVHQNPRYVAIRKNMPVHFICYSQEPQTMKWYKTAEDRNDFSVLDQSTSSYSIERTNSSINLTLFRATYEDNGIYVCDRKDLEKKEELHSCGTELRVMGTSSIKQVQNRNTLKDAIIIIQSILLIIFISIPILIFLDKGEEKKSPEEDHTYEGLEVEQMATYEDITPFRDVKAKWTVGEHPGEE from the exons ATGGCTGATGTGGGCACGAGGCTCTGGCTGCTGCCGGTGACCCTcgggctgctggctctgctcacaG GTGGGACCTCAGCAGAGAAGGACAACACCAGGAACAACACAG GTGACAGGTGTCCCCCGGTGCACCAGAACCCGCGGTACGTGGCCATCAGGAAGAACATGCCCGTCCACTTCATCTGCTACTCCCAGGAGCCCCAGACCATGAAGTGGTACAAGACAGCAGAGGACAGGAATGACTTCTCTGTGCTGGATCAGAGCACGTCCAGCTACAGCATCGAGAGGACGAACAGCTCCATCAACCTCACCCTCTTCAGGGCTACCTACGAGGACAACGGGATCTACGTGTGTGACAGGAAGGAcctggagaagaaggaggagctgCACTCGTGTGGGACAGAGCTCCGGGTCATGG GTACCAGCAGCATCAAGCAGGTCCAGAACAGGAACACGCTGAAAGAtgccatcatcatcatccagtCCATCCtgctcatcatcttcatcagcATCCCCATCCTCATCTTCCTAGATAAG GGTGAAGAGAAGAAAAGCCCGGAGGAGGACCACACCTATGAG gggctggaggtggAGCAGATGGCCACCTACGAGGACATCACTCCTTTCCGGGATGTGAAGGCCAAGTGGACAGTGGGGGAGCACCCAGGTGAAGAGTGA